In one window of Brassica rapa cultivar Chiifu-401-42 chromosome A07, CAAS_Brap_v3.01, whole genome shotgun sequence DNA:
- the LOC103831539 gene encoding uncharacterized protein LOC103831539: MGSENFFKAIIGSKKGKQTKGLSTAIKSKTSKKKGTHASSLVVCSEDWAATRIQTVFFLVLFFLVPVVRCLHHGSGLPLSFLEPLFFMMLEMWFLAGEGS, encoded by the exons ATGGGTTCTGAGAATTTTTTCAAGGCAATAATTGGTTCAAAGAAAGGGAAACAAACAAAG GGACTTTCTACTGCTATAAAGTCAAAAACTTCCAAGAAGAAGGGTACTCATGCTTCATCACTAGTTGTTTGTAGCGAGGATTGGGCTGCAACTAGAATCCAGActgtttttttcttggttttatttttcttggtgCCTGTAGTAAGGTGCTTACATCACGGAAGTGGCCTTCCATTGAGCTTTCTCGAACCGTTATTTTTTATGATGCTTGAGATGTGGTTTCTTGCAG GTGAAGGATCTTAG